CCTAAGCCTTTGGAACCTCGTCGACAAGGCGGTcaaaatttgaatgcttcccaccGAAGGGCCGCGGGGAGTAAAGCGAAAGGGATCAGCATCAATTACCCACCACCTCCAGCGGAGCAACCAACACATGAAAAATCTGATTCTGATACACCTACTGAACAAGAAGGTGGTGAGGAGGAGATGAATGTAGAAGAAGAAATTCGTGACATGAAAGGTGTTGAATAaaaaagtgatgagagtgaaagtgatgaagatagtcgtggaaagaaaggtgttgaagaagaaagtcgtgggaaaaaatgtgttgaagaagaaagtgatgaggatGAACGCCAACTTTATCCAGCTGTTGCAACTATTTGAAAAGATGCACGAATACTCTTGGGGCACTGCCATGCTTGCACACTCGTTGaaggagttgagaaaggcttctaaGGCAGCCAGGAACCAAATCGGAGGGAATATGGGTTTTCTGCAGTcgtggatatatttgcacttcccaGTATTTGCTAAAAGGGATTTTGAGAACAAGGAATGGGACAGAGAGCATTATGGAGACCAGTACAACTGCAGAAGTAAGccgaagaaacaaaaaatggatTTTCTGAATTTGAGACGCCAGTTAGACAACTTGACGACGAATGATGTTGTCTTTGATCCTTACAAGAAGGATTTGggtaaaggaaaaggaaagaaggttGGGTGCAAAGAGCAAAGTGAATATTGtgggcctttgtttcacccaagaggatatgtaatgtacaacccgacgAGAGTTGCAAGACAATGCGGTTATGTACAAAAAATCCCAAAGGCGCACAAGATGTTCAACATCAATTGGACAAaaaccaaatcatatgataatgatattttCATTGTTCACAAGCCTTTACCATCATGTGATTATTGGGACGACAGAGCGTTTCACAGATATCCTTTGGATGGTCCATCTCGAGCAGATGGCGAGACAATTCCGGGTTACATACCGTGGTACCTCAAAGTTTCGCACACTCGAGTGATACAAGTAGATGAGAGGCCCAAGATAAAGGACAAAGATACGGCTCTCGATTACTTGGTGCTTATTGTTACtcaattatgatttttttaatggttttagcattatatattgaatgtttgttatttgaaattgaaatagaaaaGACGATTCGGACACTGGATAACCTCCAAAAAGGATGTttgaaggtgcatcgagcagtGCCCAACCTCCTAAACGAGGACGcggtggtcgtggtcgtggtggggatgttgatgaatgaatggttacattcatgtttatgtctttaactatggataattatggagcCAATACTTATGTCTcgtcttaaacttattgtcgaattatgtttggttatattcctagtttatgaatgacttaatctggTCTCTTTAAAAAATTGTTTGTGTTTGTCCGAGACGCGATAAAATAACCAACTACAATATGTGCAAAAATTATAGGATTATTGCATTTTTTcagtcagaatcggtttacatgtaattatatgtaaaccgattctgacaaTTTCCCAGAGGTCCAGTTTCAAAATAGGTTTACATGTACCTTTATAAAATCCGATTGTCATGAAGAAAACTCATGTAACTTTTGAAGCCAAGAATCGGTTTTTATGTACATAAATGTAATCCGATTGCTaagaagaaaagttctgtaacttttagAATCGGTGTTTATGTACATAAATGTAATCCGATTGCTAAGAAGAAAAGTTATGTAACTTTTAGAATCGGTTTTTATTGACATACTGGTAGAcccggaggagtgtgaaaattaagcgcaataaaaacgcgggtcTACAGTAATACCgtaagtgcacggtcgtcagttgtagctcgtgcaagtacgggtctatccacagagactgggtgtgttttggagttttctagctattttgggctcctaaattgttgttggttaactatgaagccttttgggctt
This is a stretch of genomic DNA from Papaver somniferum cultivar HN1 chromosome 1, ASM357369v1, whole genome shotgun sequence. It encodes these proteins:
- the LOC113358436 gene encoding protein MAIN-LIKE 1-like, producing MRMNANFIQLLQLFEKMHEYSWGTAMLAHSLKELRKASKAARNQIGGNMGFLQSWIYLHFPVFAKRDFENKEWDREHYGDQYNCRSKPKKQKMDFLNLRRQLDNLTTNDVVFDPYKKDLGKGKGKKVGCKEQSEYCGPLFHPRGYVMYNPTRVARQCGYVQKIPKAHKMFNINWTKTKSYDNDIFIVHKPLPSCDYWDDRAFHRYPLDGPSRADGETIPGYIPWYLKVSHTRVIQVDERPKIKDKDTALDYLVLIVTQL